Proteins co-encoded in one Coprobacter tertius genomic window:
- the rprY gene encoding response regulator transcription factor RprY — protein sequence MEEKLRILLCEDDENLGMLLREYLLAKGYAADLFSDGESGYKAFLKGKYDLCVLDVMMPKKDGFTLAQEIRTVNSEVPIIFLTAKSLKEDILEGFKIGADDYITKPFSMEELVFRIEAILRRVKGKKGKEVTTYTIGRFKFDTQKQVLSIDDKVTKLTTKESELLSLLCAHVNEILERNFALKTIWIDDNYFNARSMDVYITKLRKHLKDDPSIEIINIHGKGYKLIAPEIEVTTK from the coding sequence ATGGAAGAAAAATTGCGCATACTGCTATGCGAAGATGATGAAAATCTTGGTATGTTACTGAGAGAATATTTACTTGCAAAAGGTTATGCGGCCGACCTTTTCTCTGATGGTGAAAGCGGTTACAAAGCGTTTTTAAAAGGTAAATACGATCTGTGTGTACTCGACGTGATGATGCCTAAGAAAGACGGTTTCACACTGGCTCAGGAAATTCGTACTGTAAACAGTGAGGTGCCCATCATATTCCTTACAGCAAAATCACTGAAAGAGGATATTCTCGAAGGTTTCAAAATCGGAGCCGACGACTATATTACCAAACCATTCAGCATGGAAGAACTCGTATTCAGAATCGAAGCTATCCTGCGTCGGGTAAAAGGTAAAAAAGGGAAAGAAGTTACGACTTATACGATCGGACGTTTTAAATTCGATACACAAAAACAAGTTCTTTCTATCGACGACAAAGTAACCAAACTTACCACAAAAGAATCTGAATTATTGAGCCTGCTTTGCGCTCATGTAAATGAGATTCTGGAACGTAACTTTGCTCTGAAAACGATCTGGATCGACGACAATTACTTCAATGCGAGAAGTATGGACGTTTATATTACCAAACTCCGGAAACACTTGAAAGATGATCCCTCTATCGAAATCATCAACATACACGGTAAAGGTTATAAACTCATTGCACCCGAAATAGAAGTAACCACAAAATAA
- a CDS encoding lysophospholipid acyltransferase family protein, which translates to MKVIFFFYQWLIALPILLVLTLLTAITTIIGSFLGSNRFWGYYPGRIWSKLFCIFSLVKVEVRGRKNIDKKTSYVFVANHQGAYDIFLIYGYLGHNFKWLMKKSLRKIPFVGKACEAAGHIFVDRSGPKSIHETLVQAEKTLQDGMSVVVFPEGSRTTDGKLHRFKKGAYQLAIDLNLPVVPLTIDGSFKVLPRNSYLITPGKMILTIHKPIFPIDGQGHDIQELMHKSYQEIESVLPQEGK; encoded by the coding sequence ATGAAAGTGATCTTTTTCTTTTATCAATGGCTTATAGCACTACCTATCTTGTTAGTGCTTACATTATTGACTGCAATTACAACTATAATCGGATCTTTTCTCGGAAGTAACAGATTTTGGGGATATTATCCGGGGAGAATTTGGTCTAAACTATTCTGCATTTTTTCACTAGTTAAAGTAGAAGTTCGCGGTCGGAAAAATATCGATAAAAAAACATCCTATGTTTTCGTAGCCAATCATCAAGGCGCATACGATATTTTTCTGATATACGGTTATTTAGGACATAATTTTAAATGGCTGATGAAAAAGAGTCTGCGAAAAATACCATTCGTGGGAAAAGCCTGTGAAGCAGCCGGGCATATATTTGTAGACCGGTCTGGTCCCAAGAGTATACATGAAACCCTCGTACAAGCTGAAAAAACCTTACAAGACGGGATGTCGGTAGTCGTATTTCCCGAAGGTTCGCGTACAACCGACGGGAAACTTCACCGTTTCAAAAAAGGAGCTTATCAATTGGCAATAGACCTCAATCTACCTGTAGTTCCACTCACCATTGACGGCTCATTTAAAGTTTTACCCCGTAACTCATACTTAATTACCCCGGGAAAAATGATCCTTACTATTCATAAGCCCATTTTTCCTATCGACGGACAAGGACATGATATTCAGGAATTAATGCATAAATCGTACCAAGAGATTGAATCTGTACTGCCTCAAGAAGGAAAATAA
- a CDS encoding mechanosensitive ion channel family protein — MLEKEILGNSLATWGISFLFILGAIVIVKLLTLFSKKVITPFISRTSNHLDDIVFYSIVPPIKFAILLLGIWIAIHKLVYPDNFVKIVDNSYRILIVLNITWFFARLFGGLLQEYWGRRSDGNTNKMMPVVKRTILVIVWIIGIVMALSNVGVNISALLGTLGIGGIAFALAAQDTVKNIFGAFTIFTDKPFSIGDTIRVDNLEGTVVDVGVRSTKILGYDRRITTLPNYKITDASIINISSEPMRRITVKLGLTYDTPPEKMKKALNILKALPQKVDNVSTNPSDITPNFTDYTDSALVITYYYYIIKGGDILKVSSDMNMAILESFNDAGLNFAFPTQTIYLNKGDSEKNAKDTSDTPQPITK, encoded by the coding sequence ATGTTAGAAAAGGAGATACTGGGGAATTCCTTAGCAACCTGGGGAATTTCATTTCTTTTTATTTTAGGAGCAATTGTCATTGTAAAATTACTGACATTATTCAGTAAGAAAGTTATTACACCATTTATCAGCCGTACTTCAAATCATTTGGACGATATCGTTTTTTATTCTATCGTGCCACCTATCAAATTCGCGATCTTGTTATTAGGTATCTGGATTGCTATTCATAAACTGGTTTATCCCGACAATTTTGTAAAAATCGTCGATAATTCTTATCGAATATTGATCGTACTGAATATTACCTGGTTTTTCGCCCGATTATTCGGGGGATTATTACAAGAATATTGGGGACGCAGATCTGACGGAAATACCAACAAAATGATGCCAGTCGTCAAAAGAACGATTCTGGTAATCGTCTGGATCATCGGTATTGTAATGGCTCTCAGTAATGTGGGTGTAAATATCAGTGCATTATTAGGCACGCTGGGTATCGGCGGTATTGCATTTGCTTTAGCTGCACAGGATACGGTTAAAAATATTTTTGGAGCTTTTACCATCTTTACCGACAAACCTTTCAGCATAGGAGATACGATTCGGGTAGACAATCTCGAAGGAACCGTTGTCGATGTAGGCGTCCGTAGCACAAAAATATTAGGTTACGACAGGCGCATCACGACTTTACCGAATTATAAAATTACCGATGCTTCTATCATCAACATTTCTTCCGAGCCCATGCGTAGGATAACTGTAAAACTCGGATTGACATATGATACACCTCCCGAGAAAATGAAAAAGGCTTTAAATATTTTAAAGGCTCTACCTCAAAAAGTGGATAATGTATCGACCAATCCCTCGGATATCACGCCTAATTTTACCGATTATACCGACTCGGCCTTAGTCATCACTTATTATTATTATATCATAAAGGGAGGCGATATATTAAAAGTGTCCTCGGATATGAATATGGCCATTCTTGAATCTTTTAACGATGCAGGACTTAATTTCGCATTCCCCACACAAACTATTTACTTAAATAAAGGAGATTCGGAAAAAAATGCTAAAGATACATCTGATACTCCGCAACCGATTACAAAATAA
- a CDS encoding TlpA family protein disulfide reductase gives MNNQTINTMNYSVSQKVNFKKYVLSIFFLTSIIFITNGQIFKNIIITGSISGNIQTGEARLSVFSCNPVTIIGKSNIDNGTFCISCKIEQKDEIVILKLFDNCGENIINIPFFTDTNNLNIEISQNNYRVTGSRLTDLYQSYIIKKIALFDERESIYQSMEKGNLSYKQYKKENRKLNRKKQKNERKINDLITRTIIKNINNTFGQTLYKHYEDISCPLSYQKKIIKAIPDSLRNDSIIHKRLEQIRAYVHTQPGEKYTDVQGITPKGEKMKLSEYVGKKNYVLLNFWSSWSVPCYRDIAELVKLYKKLYNDLEIIGISLDQDKNSWEKGITRLNMSWPQMSDLQGWDGNIARQYGLIDIPQMILIDKKGKIISRFSHEEKLSEKLTTLIK, from the coding sequence ATGAACAACCAGACTATAAATACAATGAATTACAGCGTAAGTCAAAAAGTTAATTTTAAGAAATACGTCCTATCGATATTTTTTTTAACGTCAATAATATTCATCACCAACGGACAGATCTTTAAAAACATAATAATTACCGGAAGCATATCGGGAAATATTCAAACAGGTGAAGCCAGATTATCGGTATTTTCCTGTAATCCGGTTACAATTATAGGAAAATCAAATATTGACAACGGTACTTTCTGTATAAGCTGTAAAATAGAACAAAAAGATGAAATTGTTATTTTAAAGTTATTCGACAATTGCGGGGAAAATATAATAAATATTCCGTTTTTTACAGATACCAATAACTTAAATATAGAAATCTCTCAAAATAATTACCGGGTTACAGGAAGCCGCCTGACAGATTTATATCAGTCTTATATTATAAAAAAGATAGCTCTTTTCGATGAGCGCGAGTCGATATACCAATCGATGGAAAAAGGAAACTTATCTTACAAACAATATAAAAAAGAAAACAGAAAACTAAATAGAAAAAAGCAGAAAAACGAAAGAAAAATAAACGACCTCATTACCCGTACAATTATTAAAAACATAAACAATACATTTGGTCAGACCCTATATAAACATTATGAAGACATATCCTGCCCTTTAAGTTACCAAAAGAAGATCATAAAAGCCATTCCCGACTCCTTAAGAAATGACAGTATCATCCACAAAAGACTGGAACAAATCAGAGCTTATGTACACACTCAACCAGGAGAAAAATATACCGATGTTCAAGGAATAACTCCGAAAGGGGAAAAAATGAAATTATCTGAATATGTGGGTAAAAAGAATTATGTTCTTCTTAATTTTTGGTCGAGCTGGTCTGTTCCCTGCTATAGAGATATAGCGGAATTGGTAAAACTATATAAAAAACTCTACAATGATCTCGAAATTATAGGAATTTCACTCGACCAAGATAAAAATTCTTGGGAAAAAGGAATTACACGTTTAAATATGAGTTGGCCACAAATGTCTGACCTTCAAGGATGGGATGGGAATATAGCCCGACAATACGGACTTATTGATATTCCACAAATGATTTTAATCGATAAAAAAGGGAAAATTATCAGCAGATTCAGCCATGAAGAAAAATTATCAGAAAAACTTACTACCCTCATAAAATAA